A genomic region of Thunnus maccoyii chromosome 13, fThuMac1.1, whole genome shotgun sequence contains the following coding sequences:
- the LOC121909994 gene encoding tumor necrosis factor receptor superfamily member 14-like isoform X2, producing the protein MTSSLLFLIIMMKVFIGQILTCHPAEYLTAGECCPMCLAGGRVKTDCTEFRSTSCLPCIDGTYMNHPTGLKQCFTCANCDSGSGLQIKTSCTSTSNTVCQPLEGFYCMDSTEDGCVKALKHTSCQPGQYIRQKGTALRNTECTDCSDGTFSNGTFTSCQPHTQCESPKPRLIKPGTASADAECGKEKLNVTAIVICVIVVLFLLIGIAGLVYFRKKKSGKICCYFLYQTIQTLS; encoded by the exons ATGACGTCGTCGTTGCTGTTTCTG ataataatgatgaaagtCTTCATTGGACAGATCCTCACATGTCATCCAGCAGAGTACCTAACAGCGGGAGAATGCTGTCCTATGTGTCTTGCTG GAGGTCGAGTTAAAACAGATTGTACAGAGTTCAGAAGCACATCCTGTCTGCCCTGCATTGATGGAACCTACATGAATCATCCCACTGGACTTAAACAGTGTTTCACCTGTGCAAACTGTGATTCAG GTTCTGGTCTGCAGATAAAGACATCATGTACATCAACATCAAATACAGTTTGTCAACCACTGGAGGGATTCTACTGTATGGACTCCACAGAGGACGGCTGTGTGaaagcactgaaacacacaagctgTCAACCAGGACAATACatcagacaaaaag gAACAGCTCTCAGGAACACTGAGTGCACTGACTGCAGTGATGGAACATTTTCAAATGGGACAtttacatcttgtcaaccacacacaca ATGTGAATCACCAAAACCTCGGCTGATAAAACCAGGAACTGCTTCAGCTGATGCTGaatgtggaaaagaaaaattaaatgtgacagcGATTGTGATCTGTGTGATTGTGGtgctttttttattaattggCATAGCTGGGTTAGTTTACTTCAGAAAGAAGAAATCAGGTaagatttgttgttattttttgtatCAGACAATACAAACATTATCATAG
- the LOC121909994 gene encoding tumor necrosis factor receptor superfamily member 14-like isoform X3 — MSLSLLCLIIMMKVFIGQILTCHPAEYLTAGECCPMCLAGGRVKTDCTEFRSTSCLPCIDGTYMNHPTGLKQCFTCANCDSGSGLQIKTSCTSTSNTVCQPLEGFYCMDSTEDGCVKALKHTSCQPGQYIRQKGTALRNTECTDCSDGTFSNGTFTSCQPHTQCESPKPRLIKPGTASADAECGKEKLNVTAIVICVIVVLFLLIGIAGLVYFRKKKSGKICCYFLYQTIQTLS, encoded by the exons ATGTCTTTGTCGTTGCTGTGTCTG ataataatgatgaaagtCTTCATTGGACAGATCCTCACATGTCATCCAGCAGAGTACCTAACAGCGGGAGAATGCTGTCCTATGTGTCTTGCTG GAGGTCGAGTTAAAACAGATTGTACAGAGTTCAGAAGCACATCCTGTCTGCCCTGCATTGATGGAACCTACATGAATCATCCCACTGGACTTAAACAGTGTTTCACCTGTGCAAACTGTGATTCAG GTTCTGGTCTGCAGATAAAGACATCATGTACATCAACATCAAATACAGTTTGTCAACCACTGGAGGGATTCTACTGTATGGACTCCACAGAGGACGGCTGTGTGaaagcactgaaacacacaagctgTCAACCAGGACAATACatcagacaaaaag gAACAGCTCTCAGGAACACTGAGTGCACTGACTGCAGTGATGGAACATTTTCAAATGGGACAtttacatcttgtcaaccacacacaca ATGTGAATCACCAAAACCTCGGCTGATAAAACCAGGAACTGCTTCAGCTGATGCTGaatgtggaaaagaaaaattaaatgtgacagcGATTGTGATCTGTGTGATTGTGGtgctttttttattaattggCATAGCTGGGTTAGTTTACTTCAGAAAGAAGAAATCAGGTaagatttgttgttattttttgtatCAGACAATACAAACATTATCATAG
- the LOC121909994 gene encoding tumor necrosis factor receptor superfamily member 14-like isoform X1 — MSLSLLCLIIILKVFSGQILTCHPAEYLTAGRCCPRCLAGSRVETDCTEFRSTSCLPCTDGTYMNHPTGLKYCLTCANCDAGSGLQIKTSCTSTSNTVCQPLEGFYCMDSTEDGCVKALKHTSCQPGQYIRQKGTALRNTECTDCSDGTFSNGTFTSCQPHTQCESPKPRLIKPGTASADAECGKEKLNVTAIVICVIVVLFLLIGIAGLVYFRKKKSGKICCYFLYQTIQTLS, encoded by the exons ATGTCTTTGTCGTTGCTGTGTCTG ATAATAATACTGAAAGTCTTCAGTGGACAGATCCTCACATGTCATCCAGCAGAGTACCTAACAGCGGGAAGATGCTGTCCTAGATGTCTTGCTG GAAGTCGAGTTGAAACAGATTGTACAGAGTTCAGAAGCACATCCTGCCTGCCCTGCACTGATGGAACCTACATGAATCATCCCACTGGACTTAAATATTGTTTAACCTGTGCAAACTGTGATGCAG GTTCTGGTCTGCAGATAAAGACATCATGTACATCAACATCAAATACAGTTTGTCAACCACTGGAGGGATTCTACTGTATGGACTCCACAGAGGACGGCTGTGTGaaagcactgaaacacacaagctgTCAACCAGGACAATACatcagacaaaaag gAACAGCTCTCAGGAACACTGAGTGCACTGACTGCAGTGATGGAACATTTTCAAATGGGACAtttacatcttgtcaaccacacacaca ATGTGAATCACCAAAACCTCGGCTGATAAAACCAGGAACTGCTTCAGCTGATGCTGaatgtggaaaagaaaaattaaatgtgacagcGATTGTGATCTGTGTGATTGTGGtgctttttttattaattggCATAGCTGGGTTAGTTTACTTCAGAAAGAAGAAATCAGGTaagatttgttgttattttttgtatCAGACAATACAAACATTATCATAG